In Lolium rigidum isolate FL_2022 chromosome 3, APGP_CSIRO_Lrig_0.1, whole genome shotgun sequence, the genomic window TGGTTTGCCTGACACTTTTTTAGCAGAGTGGGGAAAAGCCTGCGTGCGTGGTGGCCTGGTGGGGGTGGGGTGGGGGTCATCGTGCTCGCGCATGGCATGTGCTAGCTGCTGGATCGGCCTCTGTTACAGGCTTACAGCTGCCTCCCTGCCTCTACCACTCTTCACAAACACAGGTAATAGGGAAGAGGAGTAAGCAGAATATATACCACTGGCTCACCTTTGCAAGAAAGGCTTCTGATTCCTTCCTTCCGTCCTCCGTCGTCTTCGGGCAGAAAGGCGACGATGCTGCACAGCTCAGGGCAGGGCAGGGAGGCTGGCTGGCCGCAGCTGGACGTAGGATCACTCCACATGGCCTGAAGGAGAGGAGGGTTTCTTTCTCATGGTTGCTTCCCTTGTACTTCCCTTAGCACCGCGCCGCATTGACCTCCTCCCCCCTCCTCGGCTCGGAGCCACCGGCGGTTGCTGAAGCTCTCTTCCCTGCTGTTGGCTTGCAACTATCAGTAAGTAATTCTTCCTCTACACTTTCTTTTACTGAACCCCATTTCTGCGAACCTGTTCATGACTGGAATAGCAGAGGGTGTTATATGCAGTACAAGGTTCTGAACCAAAAAAAGAAGCAAAAGTGGTTCTTTTTTGCTGCATTTTCATCTAGTCAGTCTAGCTAGAGTGTTAAGCATGTTTTCCTTCAGAAACCTTCGCCTGTTGGTTCAACAGCCATTTGCCTGAGTCATAGTTGTTGATCTAACTGCAGACTTTGCGCCATGAACTGAACATCTGGCAGTTACTTCAACTGCAGAGTGCAGGTAGACTAAACCATCCAAAATGGGTAAGACGAGACAGCAGCGGCGGGCTACACAAATCCAGGAGAAGAATGTAGGCTGCACTTGGGGCCTCATCCGCATGTTCTACTCCCGCCGTGACCCCAAGCTCATCCTCGACAGGAAGCAAGGGAGCAGGAGGCACTCGTTCAGTGGGTTTGCTGGTACTTCCCTTCGGAGATCATAGTTGCACTAATAGCATTTTTTCTAATGTTTACAGACTAGCAATTGATCCCTCCAGAACTAACCGGAAAATGTGTAGCCATTCAAGAAAAGCATcacttgagcttgttgtaaatTCTCTTACTGAAATTTGTTCTGCACCTAATGCACCCTGCATGGTTGCAGGAAGAGGGCACTTGAGAAGGAAGTCCCGGGACTTCGAGGAAATAGATGAAGACAGGGATGTAAGCTTTTCTAtatcaactgaagaatatgcggtTTCAATAGCGAAAACTATTCAAGATTACTGTAGATTATATACGATTACTGTAGAGCACATTACGCTTTCCTTAACAACACATCTCCACGAAAATGCAGCAGATGGTTTCAAGTAACTTGCATGACAAAACTGATGTGTCAACTTGGTTTTGATAGCAGCCAACAAGTCTTCGAGCCAAAGTGCAGTTTAACATAAGTTGAGTAATGAACTTAAAAAGGGAGTTCAGATATGACCTCACTGATGCAGTTGAAGGAATGCCTCATTAGTGTGTATGGACTTATATATTACCTTAATTAGAGTATACTGAACAACCTTAATTCAAGCTTTTCTATTGCTGCCTGTATCGAAACTGAATGTTCTTTTAGTGTCGATCTTCTGAATATTTGAGTGGATGACTTGCAATCTGTTGGTCTTGCAAGTTAGTGTCTCCAAACTGAAACAAGGTATTATACCAAAAAATAGATCTACTTCCAAGTACATGTTAACACGATAAGGCATGGTAGCACTGTAACTTATCTTGCTTCCTTCAAGTCTACTACAGAATATTTCATTTCGTAACACAATTTATGCTGCATATCAAACTTATTTCCTGGTAAGAACTGATGTTTTGCTCTTATATTTCTCAGAACATGGAGGAATGTAGTACGACGAAATCAACTGTTAAAAGACTTATGGAGGGCGAGCTGAGCAAGCAAAAGCAGTCCAAGAAGATACCAAATGATGAGGTTCAAAGAATATTGGCTGACCTGGGACATGATGTCTGTCTGGACAAAAGCACAACGCAGAATAGCAAACCAGAGGACATCACAAATCCCAACGCAGACATCAGCATtgcttcttcctctgcatcgcTGGATCCCAGCGGTTCAAAGTGCATGAACTATGCAGAAGGAGATAACGTTGAGCTTGCTTTGTCGGATTTCCTAGGAGAAGTTGCTTTGTCAGATTTCATGGGAGAAGTCTATAAGTACCATGATGAAGGGGCTGATGATTGCATGAGTAACAGTGAATTATGTCCCGAGTTGAAGTCCCTTATTGATACAAATCTGGACGAGTTTAGCAACCCTCTATGTGATCTTGCTTATAAGAAAATTCTAGTCAGTGAGGGAAGGGAGCTTGTTGACAACAAACATCTCCATAACAGATATGTAGGAACTAGGTTAGAGCCGAAAAGAATGATTGAAAGATCTAATATTATCGAAGACACCAAGTCTTCAAATCAGCATGAATTAGTCATCAAGACAAAGAATAAAGAGAGCAAGAATATATTCTTCTGGAAGAAAGATAAATCAAGCAGACAACATACACCAGAAAGAAGTTCCCAGCCAGTTAACAAAATAGTTATACTGAAGCCAAATCTAAAAGCAGGGTTTGGACCGACTGTAGCAACTGCATCAACTCAAGCTCCAGGATACCGTGCAGCAGAGTGTTCTACATTTTCAGTTAAGGAAGTCAGGAGAAGATTCAGGATCGTGAAtggagaaaatagaaaaggaagaCCGTCAATAAATGAAGATGAGGTACAAGGAGATCCATGTAGGCCAAAACATTCAGTTTTTACAATTAAAAAGGATTCCAGGCAGGTACCTAcagctactgctaaaaatgatgtTAAACATTCAGACAGCAGTATGCAAAAGCAAATAAATGATGAACTAGCTGTTATCAACAGTGACATATCTACATCAAAGGATGCATCCATGTTCTATGCAGAAGCCAAAAAACATTTAACAGAAATTCTAAAAGACAAAAGTCATACTGACAAGTATCCAAGTCCAACAGTTCAGATCTCAAGATCCTTGGTAAGAATGCTTTCCCTCCCTCAGTGCACTACGTCATCATCACCTAGGAGCCCCCCAAGGGTAAAACACTGCATTGAACTTCCACGTGAAGACAAAGATATATGTGCCGTACACAAGGCTGAAAGGGAAGAATCTGCAAACGGAAGAAAGGAATCAGAGGAAAACCTGGGAAGTGTTGAATGTGAAGCATTGGATCAACAAGCAGATAAGGAAAAACATTATAATGAAGAAGCCACAATACATGGTTAGTGCataatacaaaaatatatatcaaATGCTGCACAGTTATTATCTTAACAGGATATGATGACTTGCAGGTGCCGAACTTGATGTCATGTGCATTGAAGAAATTGATAAACCGGGTCACCCTGAAACAATTCACAGTGTACAATGCATCCCAGCAGAACAACACAGATATAATTCTCCCCTAGTATGTTCGAGCCACATTTATTGGTATTTCATCTAGTCTCCATTGACTTATTGGTTTAATGAAAGAAAATTAATGTCTGCATTGAAGGAAATGATGGAAGGACCAGACGGAAGTAAAGAGCATGATGAGATGTTTCCATGCTCCCCTGATAATGTCATTGAGAACCTAGAGCACCAAGATCAAGAAACTCCCAGACCAAGTGCGTCATTTGAACTGATATCACAAGTGGAAAACCATGAAAAGCAAGAGCGACCCAGCACTGTGTCTGTTCTTGATCCACTCTTCCATGAAGATGCCGACAGCCCTGACAACAATGAGGCGTTAGACAACAAGAGCACGATAAAATGTAGTATCAAATTGACAGAAATGCAAATTTATTCTTACCACTGACTTTGAGAAAAATAAAATGTTATCTAAATGGTTTCATCTTCCAATGTCCCTACAGGTGAGCTGCGTCAAGACATCTTGAGGCCCCAGTACTACCTAGATACTGGATTAGACCAAGAGATCTTCTGGGAGGACAGGGATGCCAGGTTAGATTACATAAAAGGAGTGCTGGAGCTATCAGAATTGTACACACACAAGAATCCAGAGATATGGCATCTTGAAGATGAATTGATCAGCACTTGCGTGTTTGAAGAACTACATCAACACAATCAAACAGATGATGTAAAGCTCTTCTTTGACTGCGTCTGTGAAGCAATAACACTAGTCCAGGGGACACATTTTATGAACACCCCTTGCTTACCTTATCTCACACGCAACATAAAGGCACCTCCAACTGGGCATAACCTCGTCTCGGAAATAAATAAGCATATCGAGGGCCACCTCTGCTATCAATTTCTAAGCTCATTGGACCAGCTAGTTGACAAGGATCTAGAAGAGTGCAGTTGGATAGATCTCCGACCAGAAAGTCGAGATGTTGGTGTGGATATCTGGGAGTTTTTACTAGATGAACTACTGGAAGATGTCTCCTATGACCTGCTGATTTGAAGCTTAATTGCCTCACCATGACCATGTAGAGCGGTATATTTGTGTGCCTGCTAATTTGAGTATTGGCTAACTTTAACATGTTTTGGAGGGCAGAGCCAGTAaggttttcttcttctttttttctcgTGAGAAAAGCATAACGGTAGTGTGTGCACCGGCATATTACAGTGATGCTGTTCATTCCTTTTGTGTGGTGTGCAAATGGATGTAAATAGAAACAGTTGTAAGATACTGAAACCATATACTATTTTTCACTACAATAGGTTCAGAGCAACAGCATAATCTATCTGATTTCCCTTAAGCACCATACATATGTCCACAATCGTAAAGCCATAACAACACATCATAGCATAGCGTTTACTCCTACAACTATCAACACAACTATTTTCAGTACAGTAAGTTCAGAGCAACAGCATAATCTATCGCATTTCCCTTAAGCACCATACATATGTCCACAATCCTAAAGCCATAATAACacatcatagcatagcatatactCCTACAACTATCAACAGTTCAACACAACTAGCAAGCCAAATCAATCAAGCGTTACTCTACTCATCGACGGAGATTGATTCTCTTGATTTCACCCCCTGGTTTCTTCCAGACCCCGGGGCGAAACCGCTTTCTCCCCCGCCCATAAGACACTCTTCTTCCAACTCCCTCGTCTTCGCTGTCTGTGACCTCCATCTCGATGTACCCCTTCTCGCGCTGCTGCCTGCGGAGCTCGGCGATCATGTCGGCCTGCGCCTTCGCCGCGAAGTCCATGTTGCCGCACTTCTCCAGCGAGAAGCCTCGGTCGGCGAAGAACTGCTCGCCGTTGGGGACGAGCGCGGTCATGGCCTTCAGCCACTCCTCGTCCAGGGGCGCCGAGGGCTCCTCGACGGCTGTGAGGGCGTCCAGGTGGGATTGTGTCATGATCACCCTCTTCCTCTTTTTCTTATTCGCCGCCGCTGCTTGCGTGGGCGCCGGCGCCAGGTCTTCGGGCGGAGCCTCCGGCATCAGCGCCTCCCCGGGTGCGGAAGAAGAGCTCGCCATGGACATCACCTCTTCCTTAGCGGTGAACTCACGGGGTGGGCAAGATTCGTGGAGGCGTCGTGCGTGAGGTGGCCTGGCGACGGCAAAGGAGTGGCCGAACGGACAGTAGGCGGTGAGCGCCAGCGCGAACTCCCCCGCGCCGCTCACCTCCGTCTCCTCGACCGCggatgcggccggcggcgcggaACTCGGGGCGGGATGGACGAATGGATGCATACCGCGGCGGGGACGTCGCcgccggcgggggggggggggggcagttgCGCTGTACTCGCGAGAGAAGATGGGGAACGGTTCCAGGCCACGCGGTGGCAGTTTCGGCGTAATGAATGGAAAAAATAGGGGCAACTCGAACACCCTTTCATTTTTTTCGAAGGCCCTTTGAGTTTAATTCAAGGAGAAAAAATATTTTATACTTTCAAGCCGATTAAACTTTATCTAAATATATCATGTCAAAAAACTTTATCTAAATATGAAGATGTATACATATATTTTAGTTAAAGATACATCTATATGTAGAAAAAGTTGAGCGGTTTTTTtttaaaacggagggagtaccacatTCTGCGCTTTTTCCACCAAATCCCAACTTGGAGGTAACACCATAGTGAAGACTTGCACACCCACAACACACTAACCTCCATAAACGATTTCGAACAACTAACATTCGGTCGTGTGCCACCGGCGAAAACATCGTGGCCAGGTCTTCAAACCCCACCAATGACGTCACAGTCAGATCGTGGGCTCCACCGTTCTTGTGACTGTAGTTGGTCTCCTAATCAACAGAGACCATTCGTCGGATGCATCTAGTTGAGGGCTCGATTGAGACAAACTCGGTCGACTTGAGCGTGAACTGGATCCGCTAAGCGCAAAGTCACTAATAAGCTATCAATGATGTTAATGAAGTTTCATGCGTTTTGAGCAAATAATTACAAGAAATCGTgatgtttttttgcaaaaaataaccTCAAGCTTTCTATTTCTCCTCAAAAATAGCCCGGGTACGTGTTATTTTCTCTAATTTCAGAAGCTTCGGATGCTCCTCTATGTTAAATTGACTAATTAGAAACCTATCGATAGCGACAAGCCCACCAATATATTTTCTTCTTTTGAGCTTAATCTAACTTGGACCTCGAGaccaaaagaagtggccctaaaCGCTAATGTTCTAGTGAGATGGATTCATCCATGAATAAAGATGGAGAAGGGGATTCATTTAATCCTCTTCAATTCGGTTGGGTAAAGAAGCCCCGTGCGGCGATGGGCTTCATTTTGTCAGCGCTCGGTTTTCCTACTTCCTAGTACAAGGTGCAACGGAAAGGCCCAATAACTTTAACACAAGGAGGGGTCAACGACACCAGAGGAGCTTTCATTGAAGAACACGTGGCAGGTACAATTTACAAGAAGGCCCCTTTTCATCACTTGCCCTAAAGAACCTAGAATTTGAAGATGATGCCTTCCTCTTTACAAAAATCACTCtagaagaaaaggagaaaaagaaatcaaGGACAAGGGTGCCTCTGCCACCAAACGTCGATGAACTCCAGGCGTTTCCGTCGAGCTCAGCATGCTCGAAagctctcctcctccgacgagaTCCAGCTACTGGCTACCACCAGAAGACCGGGACCAGACCACTTGGCCTCGTAGAAGCACCAAGCTCCAGTGATGTATCGACAGGTCCTCCGCCATGGGGGTTGAAGAAGGGCGCCACTTTATGATGATATAGATCATTATATCTATTTCAGTGTCATGTTATGcggaattcaattcggctcccggatgcatatgctccctataccaaaaaattataatttgagttgtcaaaaaaatttgacaaaaaattctacatgtacatctccataatatatgtgcattcgtcaagtttcacgaaaaatcaatattttttgtcgtctatgtaaaaaagagaaaatttatcgtgtaaaaagcattatttttaggactgaattttctcttttttacacacgtcacatggaaagtccattttttatgaaacaactttgtgagcgcgtagcacgtgaagatgtacgtgcgaatttttcgtttcaatttttttgaaattcaaaatatgtgtaagatgaaatttaaaatagagggagcatatgctcccatgttccaaaacaccgctcggACATTTCAAGCTAGACACTAGTGACCACTTTTAATACTTTTGCAATGAGGAACATGGGGAAAAACGGAGGAGTGAGACACAATAGGACGAGACATAGAGGGGGGAACTCCGCATTGAATAATTGATGGTAGAAGAAATGATGGAACCCGAGATGATGAAAGGTTAACCAACGATGAGGAAGGAGGCGAGAGCTTTCATTATGGCGGTGGAAAACTAAACATTAAGCACGAGCGAAATCTAAAAATAATGTGCTCTTGCCGTGGTGTTGATTTTGATAGTGCACAATCTAAATCAAATTTACTCTTACCATTGACTTGTTATCTAAATGGTTTCATCTTCCAATGTCCCTACAGGTGAGCTGAGTCAAGACATCTTGAGGCCCCAGTACTATCTAGATACTGGATTAGACCAAGAGATCTTCTGGGAGGACAGGGATGCCAGGTTAGATTACATAAAAGCAGTGCTGGAGCTATCAGAATTGTACACACACAAGAATCCAGAGATATGGCATCTTGAAGATGAATTGATCAgcacttgcatctttgaagaactACATCAACACAATCAAACAGATGATGTAAAGCTCTTATTTGACTGCGTCTGTGAAGCAATAACAGTAGTCCAGGGGACACATTTTAGGAACACCCTTTGCTTACCTTTTCTGCCACGCAACATAAAGGCACCTCCAACTGGACATAACCTCATCTCGGAAATAAATAAGAATATCGAGGGCCACCTCTGCTATCAATTTCTAAGCACATTGAACCAGCTAGTTGACAAGGATCTAGAAGAGTTCAGTTGGATGGATCTCCGACCAGAAAGTCGACATGTTGCTGTGGATATCTGGGAGTTCTTACCAGATGAACTACTGGAAGATGTCTCTTATGACCTGCTGATTTGAAGCTTAATTGCCTCACCATGACCATGCAGAGCACTGCTAATTTGAGTATTGGCTAACTTTAACATGTTTTGGAGGGCAGAGCCAGTAaggttttcttcttctttttttctcgTGAGAAAAGCATAACGGTAGTGTGTGCACCTGCATATTACGGTGATGCTGTTCATTCCTTTTGTGTGGTGTGCAAATGGATGTAAATAGAAACAGTTGTAAGATACTGAAACCATTTTTCATTACAATAGGTTCAGAGCAACAGCATAGTCTATCTCATTTCCCTTAAGCACCATACATATGTCCACAATCGTAAAGCCATAACAACACATCATAGCATAGTGTTTACTCCTACAACTATCAACACAACTATTTTCAGTACAGTAAGTTCAGAGCAGCAGCATAATCTATCCCATTTCCCTTAAGCACCATATGTCCACAATTCTAATCTAAAGCCATAATAACacatcatagcatagcatatactCTTACAACTATCAACAGTTCAGCACAACTAGCAAGCCAAATCAATCAAGGGTTACTCTACTCATCGACGAAgattgattctcttgattggggttTCTTCCAGACCCCGGGGCGAAACCGCTTTCTCCCCCTCCCATAGCGCCATCTTCTTCCAACTCCCTCGTCTTCGCTGTCGGTGACCTCCATCTCGATGTACCCCTTCTCGCGCTGCTGCCTGCGGAGCTCGGCGATCATGTCAGCCTGCGCCTTCGCGGCGAAGTCCATGTTGTCACACTTCTCCAGCCAGAAGTCTCGGTCGGCGAAGAACTGCTCGCCGTTGGGGACGAGCGCGGTCATGGCCTTCAACCACTCCTCGTCCAGGGGCGTCGAGGGCTCCTCGACGGCTGTGAGGGCGTCCAGGTGGGATTGTTTGATGACCACCctcttcctctttttcttcttcgccGCCGGATCTTCGGGCAGAGCCTCCGGCATCGGCTCCTCCCCGGGTGCAGAAGAGGAGCTCGCCATGGCCATcgcctccttctcctcttccttggcGGTAAACTCACGAGGCGGGCAAGATTCGTCGAGGCGGCGGGCGTGAATTGGCCTGGCGACGGCAAAGAAGTGGCCGAACGGGCAGTAGGCGGTGAGCGCCGGCGCGACCTCCCCGCGCCGCTCACCTCCATCTCCTCGACCGCGGATGTGGCCGGCGGCGCGGAACTCGGGGCGGGATGGCCAGGTGGATGCATCTCGCGGAGGGGAACTCGGGGCGGGCTGGCGGAGTGGACGTAGCCGGCGGCGGGGGAGCGAACCCTATGGCAGTTGCGCATGGTTCTAGGCCACGCGGTGGCAGTTTCGCCGTAATGAATGAAAAACATAGGGGTAACTGGAACACCCCTTCGGTTTTTTTTAGAGGCCCTTCGAGTTTAGGAGAAAAAACATTTTATAATCTCAAGCCTgctcaactttatctaaatatcATGTCAAAAAAAAACTTTATCTACATATATTTTAGTTAAAGATACATCTATATATAGAAAAAGTTGAGCagttttttttaaacggagggagtaccacatTCTGCGCCCTTTCCCGCTAAATCCGAACATGGAGGTACCTcagattatgggctctgccgttcTTGTGACTATAGTCGGTCTCCTAGTCAACAGAGACCATTCGTCGGATGCATCTAGTTGAGGGCTTGATTGGGACAAACTCGGTTGACTTCGTGAACTGGATCCGCTGACAATGAGCGCAAAGTCACTAGTAAGCTATCAATGATGTTAATGAAGTTTTATGTGTTTTGAGCAAATAATTGCTAGAAAATGTGAtgttttctgcaaaaaaaaaaaaaaacctcaagCTTTCCATTTCTCCTCAAAAATAGCCCGGGTACGTATTATTTTCTCTAATTTCAGAAGCTTTGGATGCTCCTCTATGTTAAATTGACTAATTAGAAACCTATCGATAGCGACAAGCCCACCAATATATTTTCTTCTTTTGAGCTTAATCTAACTTGGACCTCGAGaccaaaagaagtggccctaaaccctagttttctagtgaGATGGATTCATCCATGAATAAAGATGGAGAAGGGGATTCATTTAATCCTCTTCAGTTCGGTTGGGTCAAGAAGCCCCGTGTGGTGATGGGCTTCATTTCGTTAGCGACCGGTTTCCCTACTTCCTAGTACAAGGTGCAACCGAAAGGCCCAATAACTTTAACACAAGGAGGGGTCAACGACACCAGGAGCTTCCATTGAAGAACACGTGGCAGGTACAATTTACAAGAAGGCCCCTTTTCATCACTCGCCCTAAAGAACCTAGAATTTGAAGATGAGGCCTCCCTCTTTACAAAAATCACCCtagaagaaaaggagaaaaagaaatcaaGGACAAGGGCACCTCTGCCACCAAACGTCGGTGAACTTCGGGCGATTCCGTCGAGCTTCGAGGGCAGCATGCTCGAAagctctcctcctccgacgagaTCCAGCCGCTGGCTACCACCAGAAGACCGGGACCGGACCACTTGGCCTCCTATAGAAGCGCCGATCTCCAGCGATGTATCGACAAGTCCTCCGCCATGGAGGTTGAAGAAGGGTGCCACTTTATGATGGTATCATTATATCTATTTCAGTGTCATGTTATGGACATTTCAAGCTAGACACTACTAACCACTTTTAATAATTTCACAATGAGGAACATGGGGCAAAAACGGAGGAGTGAGACACAATAGGACGAGACatagagggggaaactccgcattGAATAATTAATGGTAGAAGAAATGATGGAACCTGAGATGATGAAAGGTTAACCAACGATGAGGAAGGAGGCGAGAGCTTTCACGGTGGCGGTGGAAAACTAAACATTAAGCACGAGCGAAATCTAAAAATAATGTGCTCTTGCCGTGGTGTTGATTTTGATAGTGCACAATCCAAATCGAATTTCTAAGTCAAGGCGGCTATAACTGCACATACCCCTGTTTGTTTCTACTACAAAACTGACTACAATGATGGTGAGAATTAGCTTTAGATGCTTCCAGTGAGATTTACCAGAACCGGCTGTAATACTCCCGTATGTACCAGTAAGACAGTGTTTGATTGATTCTTAATCACGATTAATTAATATTAATAGACTCCTTTGACTAATTGTGCAGAAATGGGGATGTAGCTCAAATGGTAGAGCGCTAAATTATGCGAATTAGAGGCAGGGGGATCGATACCTCCCATCTCCaaactcaattttttttttgtattatttGGCGATTTCCTTTGCTGCAGAACAGCAGAAGCCGACTGTTAGATGGTCCGTTCTAGTATAATCAATGGACTCCCGGGGATGTTCTTCAGCAGATACTCGTCTGTCTCTGTTGCACCCGCGCAGCCGCCGGACTATGGACATGTCTGCCCGACCTCAACTTCTGCATCGTCGCGCTCGGACCTCTCCTACACGTCCTCACCTCGCTCCAAACCTCGGCCGTTGGCCCTGGGTTGCCCCCGTCCTCTACATCTGCGTCGTGCCCATCTTCTCCGACAGCCAAGTCGAGAATGCCAAGTTCAGAGATGGCGTCTTCTCGCTACTCAACGCCGCCGCAAGGCCCTCCACGGCGGAGCTCCACTTCGCCCTCTGGCCGGAGTTTTGTTGCCCGCTGTTAAATGGAGGTGATGGCGCCCCACTTCCACCGCGGGCTCTTTGCGGTTCCGGCGTCGATCAAGGTCAGCTTGCTCCTTGGCTAACCGAGAGCGGTTCTCTTCGAAAATAACATGATAAGCGTCGAGGGTGCCTGTCGATACACCGACAGGGAGGCAAGTGTTGTTGACCATGGCGTTGCGGGCTGCAGTCCACTCAAGTGCTATTGATGTGTTACTGCCGCTAGCTTCGCCATCCCGTCGTCGCTCGATGTTGGTGCGCGGGGTGTGCTCACCCATAGAGATCTCGTCTCCCGTTTGAGGGTTGATGACGACGCCGATCTGATGGCGAGCCAATCGTGTCACGATCGAGGGGACGACGTAGTTATGTTTGCCGATGCTTTCTTCATCGAGGAGTACTTGATGCCGCACACAAAGGGAGAAGCGTCCGAGCCGAGCTCGTGCCTGGTGTCACAGTCGAGGCAATAATACGATGTTAGATCCGATGACTCGGAATCATCAGACCCGACGGACATGGTGGACATGGTGCGGAGTGACGATGACGATAACGATGATGCCAGAGTCGACGTAATCGACATTGGTGACACAGTGGTTGTTGAAGTAGCAGCCGATAAATTAGCCACGGTCGATGATGAAGCGGTGGACATAGCAGTCGATCAAGCTACGGCTGCTGCAGGGCCGAAGTGATCGGGTCCGGGAGCCGCAGAACGCCACCAACGCTGATGTTGAGGTGGACACTCCCGAATGTCATGTCCATCCCACTATGCAGGCTCGAGAAGGCCAAACGCGACCCGATGGCGTGAGGGGTAACTCGAAGGACCAAAAATGGATCGAGCCCCCCGAGATCGTCGATGACGGAGCCGACGGTGGTGGTGATGCTGGAGAAGGTGTAGCCAACACGATCGGAATAGCCAATGAAGTGCCTTGAACCAGCAGGTTTTCCACATACGGCGGCAATTGACGAGGGGGATCCTCggccatgcccaccatgaggggcttagggttgacggaatcctgcaagttaGCACGAgatatcggataccaaacaaacataAGGCGAgattttacccaggttcggggcctcgatgaggtaaaaccccttactcctgcttgtcagatcttgatttatcgataaAAAGGTTACAATGGAGCAGCCGATAG contains:
- the LOC124694304 gene encoding uncharacterized protein LOC124694304, with protein sequence MGKTRQQRRATQIQEKNVGCTWGLIRMFYSRRDPKLILDRKQGSRRHSFSGFAGRGHLRRKSRDFEEIDEDRDNMEECSTTKSTVKRLMEGELSKQKQSKKIPNDEVQRILADLGHDVCLDKSTTQNSKPEDITNPNADISIASSSASLDPSGSKCMNYAEGDNVELALSDFLGEVALSDFMGEVYKYHDEGADDCMSNSELCPELKSLIDTNLDEFSNPLCDLAYKKILVSEGRELVDNKHLHNRYVGTRLEPKRMIERSNIIEDTKSSNQHELVIKTKNKESKNIFFWKKDKSSRQHTPERSSQPVNKIVILKPNLKAGFGPTVATASTQAPGYRAAECSTFSVKEVRRRFRIVNGENRKGRPSINEDEVQGDPCRPKHSVFTIKKDSRQVPTATAKNDVKHSDSSMQKQINDELAVINSDISTSKDASMFYAEAKKHLTEILKDKSHTDKYPSPTVQISRSLVRMLSLPQCTTSSSPRSPPRVKHCIELPREDKDICAVHKAEREESANGRKESEENLGSVECEALDQQADKEKHYNEEATIHGAELDVMCIEEIDKPGHPETIHSVQCIPAEQHRYNSPLEMMEGPDGSKEHDEMFPCSPDNVIENLEHQDQETPRPSASFELISQVENHEKQERPSTVSVLDPLFHEDADSPDNNEALDNKSTIKCELRQDILRPQYYLDTGLDQEIFWEDRDARLDYIKGVLELSELYTHKNPEIWHLEDELISTCVFEELHQHNQTDDVKLFFDCVCEAITLVQGTHFMNTPCLPYLTRNIKAPPTGHNLVSEINKHIEGHLCYQFLSSLDQLVDKDLEECSWIDLRPESRDVGVDIWEFLLDELLEDVSYDLLI
- the LOC124694271 gene encoding uncharacterized protein LOC124694271, which encodes MVSSSNVPTGELSQDILRPQYYLDTGLDQEIFWEDRDARLDYIKAVLELSELYTHKNPEIWHLEDELISTCIFEELHQHNQTDDVKLLFDCVCEAITVVQGTHFRNTLCLPFLPRNIKAPPTGHNLISEINKNIEGHLCYQFLSTLNQLVDKDLEEFSWMDLRPESRHVAVDIWEFLPDELLEDVSYDLLI